A genome region from Carya illinoinensis cultivar Pawnee chromosome 2, C.illinoinensisPawnee_v1, whole genome shotgun sequence includes the following:
- the LOC122301665 gene encoding uncharacterized protein LOC122301665 has translation MTPFEVVYGRPPTKLQSYIPGLTTNQAVDEILKTRDQILSTLKLNLAIVQDRMKFQVDRKRTEWELAVGDRAVQRVGQVAYKVDLLSHSSIHPVFHRSCLKKKLGQQHSPLSTLPPVDLQGELMAKPEAILQRRIRQVKNWAVVDVLVQWRGG, from the exons ATGACTCCCTTTGAAGTGGTGTATGGAAGACCCCCAACTAAATTGCAGTCCTATATACCTGGCTTAACTACTAACCAAGCAGTTGATGAGATCCTAAAGACTAGAGATCAGATTTTGTCTACCCTTAAGCTTAACTTGGCTATTGTTCAAGACAGAATGAAGTTCCAAGTTGATAGAAAGAGAACTGAATGGGAGTTAGCTGTGGGAGACAGG GCTGTTCAAAGAGTGGGACAAGTTGCTTATAAAGTGGATTTGCTTTCACACAGTTCTATTCATCCAGTTTTTCACAGATCATGCCTTAAGAAGAAATTGGGTCAACAACACTCTCCACTTTCCACTTTGCCTCCAGTAGATTTGCAAGGGGAGCTGATGGCTAAGCCTGAGGCTATATTGCAACGTAGGATTAGACAAGTTAAGAATTGGGCAGTGGTTGATGTTTTGGTTCAATGGAGGGGGGGCTAG